In a genomic window of Lepisosteus oculatus isolate fLepOcu1 chromosome 3, fLepOcu1.hap2, whole genome shotgun sequence:
- the LOC102698188 gene encoding adiponectin-like, with product MKLPAALLLPVLLLELVVRPGSGETTTCLQGPPGAPGVPGRDGRDGAPGPKGEKGDPGPRGEKGHAGLPGKAGPPGVSGNPGGLRQGDVYAFHVGLEKSYPNDGAPITFTKVFYNDQAVYSTDTGKFTAPVKGVYFFTYHITVYSKDAWVTLKKNGEIVQFTFMDHLEKTVQSSGAAVLMLEAKDSIWLQVHSASNGLYADSNDDTTFSGFLLQGLEH from the exons atg AAGCTGCCAGCTGCACTGCTGCTTCCGGTGCTCCTGCTGGAGCTGGTGGTGCGGCCCGGTTCTGGTGAGACCACGACCTGCCTGCAGGGTCCCCCCGGAGCCCCAGGGGTGCCAGGGAGAGATGGCAGGGATGGAGCTCCTGGACCAAAGGGAGAGAAGGGTGACCCAg gTCCGCGAGGGGAAAAGGGTCATGCTGGTCTCCCAGGAAAAGCTGGACCCCCTGGAGTGTCAGGAAATCCTGGAGGGCTGAGACAGGGGGACGTTTATGCCTTCCATGTGGGGCTGGAGAAATCCTACCCGAACGATGGAGCACCCATCACATTCACCAAAGTGTTCTACAACGACCAAGCTGTCTACAGCACCGACACTGGAAAATTCACCGCTCCTGTGAAAGGGGTCTACTTCTTCACTTACCACATAACTGTCTACAGTAAGGATGCATGGGTGACGCTGAAAAAGAATGGTGAGATCGTGCAGTTCACTTTCATGGATCACCTTGAGAAAACAGTCCAGTCCTCTGGGGCAGCAGTTTTGATGCTGGAAGCCAAAGATTCGATCTGGTTACAGGTGCACAGTGCATCCAATGGGCTCTATGCTGACTCCAATGATGACACAACTTTCTCTGGCTTTCTGTTGCAAGGTCTGGAGCACTAG